The following proteins are co-located in the Campylobacter concisus genome:
- a CDS encoding NADH-quinone oxidoreductase subunit G — translation MKISINDQILEADEGESILNIARANGIYIPALCYLNDCSPTLACRLCMVEANGKVVYSCNAKAKEDMQIYTNTPEIAAERNAIMQTYCVNHPIQCGVCDKSGECELQNLTTHLKVNEQKFAIVDTHKPHKKWGLINYDPALCIVCERCVTVCKDRIGESALKTVPRGVEVPKELKESIPKDAYAVFSKMQKSLIGPSVGESLDCSFCGECISVCPTGALISSHFQYSTNIWELNPIPAANPHQSDCELIYYDVKEKSASDRSKQIYRVSNDFTFGEISGAARFGYDFHNELACKNEEKFEKIVLNIKNGTIKNIKFNSFITNEEALILERLREKFDLNLINNEALNYQKFLNKFSEFSGLSSYNADFEDIKNSDFIISAGSFLRHESPVTSFKLNNALKMNKAAGIYFHHIADEIVKKYSKNFIYVAHEAGKLEQILLFVLKNWGENLPSALTSKLENFDENFGLDVPALSEGKSKFTLILGSDFYAHENANLLAALTGVIARATPFRVMLIPPRTNSLGVAKICTLTREKKPGKTLGYNENGDYKFSIFEGDIDASALNQQEGTFTSINNALVPTNVAIPHKGYFLNDIANALGLMAKDTIDYTPNLPKEKGYRGIKFDDLENFYANDGTSHRGYKLEISNFTPNNDIEPLLKDSKSINLKDDEALISLANPINLPSFFTNYATQTAKRAKLYASSEFMAKFEISQNEAIILEKDGHKLAICVELDSELGGVAAYLGDYDDKLDVGVIFNGKSYAVVKIIKAKDE, via the coding sequence ATGAAAATAAGCATAAATGATCAAATTTTAGAAGCAGATGAGGGCGAGAGCATCCTAAATATCGCAAGAGCAAATGGAATTTATATCCCAGCTCTTTGCTATCTTAACGACTGCTCACCAACTCTTGCTTGTAGGCTTTGCATGGTCGAGGCAAATGGCAAAGTGGTCTATAGCTGCAACGCCAAAGCCAAAGAGGATATGCAAATTTATACAAATACGCCAGAAATCGCTGCCGAGCGAAATGCGATCATGCAGACTTACTGCGTAAATCATCCGATTCAATGTGGCGTTTGTGACAAAAGCGGCGAATGTGAACTACAAAATTTAACCACGCATCTAAAGGTAAATGAACAAAAATTTGCCATCGTTGACACGCACAAACCACATAAAAAATGGGGGCTAATCAACTACGATCCAGCTCTTTGCATAGTCTGCGAAAGATGTGTCACTGTTTGTAAGGATAGAATCGGAGAGAGTGCACTAAAGACCGTACCAAGGGGCGTTGAGGTGCCAAAAGAGCTAAAAGAGAGTATACCAAAAGATGCCTATGCAGTTTTTAGCAAGATGCAAAAAAGCCTAATAGGTCCAAGCGTGGGCGAGAGTCTTGACTGCTCATTTTGTGGCGAGTGTATCAGCGTTTGCCCTACTGGAGCACTTATTAGTTCGCATTTTCAATATAGCACAAATATCTGGGAGCTAAACCCTATCCCAGCAGCAAATCCACATCAAAGCGACTGCGAGCTAATTTACTATGACGTAAAAGAAAAGAGCGCTAGCGACAGAAGTAAGCAAATTTACCGCGTCAGCAATGATTTTACATTTGGCGAAATAAGTGGAGCAGCTAGGTTTGGCTATGACTTTCACAACGAGCTTGCCTGTAAGAATGAAGAGAAATTTGAAAAGATTGTTTTAAATATTAAAAATGGCACGATCAAAAATATAAAATTTAATAGCTTCATCACGAACGAAGAAGCCCTTATTTTAGAGCGTTTAAGAGAGAAATTTGATCTAAATCTAATAAACAATGAGGCGCTAAATTATCAAAAATTTTTAAATAAATTTAGCGAATTTAGCGGGCTTAGCTCATATAACGCAGACTTTGAAGATATTAAAAATAGCGATTTTATCATCAGTGCTGGTAGTTTTTTAAGACACGAAAGCCCAGTGACAAGCTTTAAGTTAAATAACGCTTTAAAAATGAATAAAGCAGCTGGAATTTACTTTCATCACATAGCCGATGAGATCGTTAAAAAATATTCTAAAAATTTTATCTATGTAGCGCATGAAGCTGGAAAATTAGAGCAAATTTTACTCTTTGTGCTTAAAAACTGGGGCGAAAATTTACCTAGCGCACTTACATCAAAACTTGAAAATTTTGATGAAAATTTTGGCTTAGATGTACCAGCTTTAAGCGAGGGCAAAAGCAAATTTACGCTCATTTTAGGAAGCGATTTTTACGCTCATGAAAATGCGAATTTACTAGCAGCACTTACTGGAGTGATCGCAAGAGCTACGCCTTTTCGTGTGATGCTAATACCACCACGCACAAACTCACTTGGCGTTGCTAAAATTTGCACTCTTACAAGAGAGAAAAAGCCTGGCAAGACGCTTGGCTATAACGAAAATGGCGATTATAAATTTAGCATTTTTGAAGGTGACATCGATGCTAGCGCGCTAAATCAGCAAGAAGGCACATTTACAAGCATAAATAACGCCCTAGTACCAACAAATGTGGCGATACCGCACAAAGGTTATTTTCTAAACGATATTGCAAACGCACTTGGACTAATGGCTAAAGATACGATTGATTACACGCCAAATTTACCAAAAGAAAAGGGTTATAGAGGCATTAAATTTGATGATTTAGAAAATTTTTACGCAAACGACGGCACAAGTCACAGAGGTTATAAACTAGAAATTTCAAATTTCACGCCAAATAATGATATAGAGCCACTTTTAAAAGATAGCAAGAGCATAAATTTAAAAGACGATGAGGCACTTATAAGTCTTGCAAATCCTATAAATTTGCCATCATTTTTTACAAACTATGCCACACAAACAGCCAAAAGAGCGAAGCTTTATGCAAGTAGCGAATTTATGGCTAAATTTGAAATTTCACAAAATGAAGCGATTATTTTAGAAAAAGATGGGCACAAGCTTGCCATTTGCGTAGAGCTTGATAGCGAACTTGGCGGAGTCGCTGCGTATTTAGGTGATTATGACGATAAGCTTGATGTGGGGGTTATATTTAATGGCAAAAGCTACGCCGTAGTTAAAATTATAAAGGCAAAAGATGAGTGA
- a CDS encoding NADH-ubiquinone oxidoreductase subunit E family protein codes for MRRVDLRHLKSEFLSALGQQIKAGEAGEVIIFLFEIGDFSGVTKAVNLAYNLNCEVMNSLKFNQVDWLLTIKKGKI; via the coding sequence ATGAGAAGGGTCGATCTTAGGCACTTAAAGAGTGAGTTTTTGAGCGCTCTTGGACAGCAGATAAAGGCTGGCGAGGCTGGCGAAGTGATTATATTTTTATTTGAGATAGGCGATTTTAGCGGCGTGACAAAGGCTGTAAATTTAGCCTATAATCTAAACTGCGAAGTGATGAACTCGCTTAAATTTAACCAAGTTGATTGGTTATTAACCATAAAAAAGGGCAAGATATGA
- the nuoL gene encoding NADH-quinone oxidoreductase subunit L produces MILFCISLFFPLLSFIVSGLFSHNSKNFLLGIFCSLLMIISTTASLMLTASLGIDEPLNLSLKEFINFGGLDLNFGFYLDAISLVMLSTVGIVASIVHIYSVGYMRDDASFNRFFSYLGLFVFCMNVLVSSDNFIGLFIGWEGVGLCSWLLIGFWYKKPSANVAANEAFIMNRVADLAMLVGIFYIFYSFGSLKFSEVFNARSDFSGLNLGIIATLLFIGAMGKSAQFPFHTWLANAMEGPTPVSALIHAATMVTAGVYLVIRANFIFVNVPEVSHFIAYLGTFVAIFAASIALVHNDLKKIVAYSTLSQLGYMFVAAGLGAYKIALFHLVTHAFFKSLLFLCAGNVMHAMNDELNIKKMGGLYKFMKPTALLSIIASCALAGFYPFAGFFSKDKILEVAFSENQILWAILLFGAMLTAFYSFRLVMLVFFAKPKSEKHVHEAKNYMLAGMAALGVLSIISGFFWSNFSGFLEKSLKDFSLNLSHGSEIFLLILTLSLVLASAGFAVFAYKKEIFKESVCKSRIYKILQNAYFIPKFYEKFFINDYTRLSQNCKKFDEMIIDKSVDLVALAFTKFAYLANKMQSGDLSIMLRFMVAGFALLLSFIFLLNGAK; encoded by the coding sequence ATGATTTTATTTTGCATTTCACTATTTTTTCCACTTCTTAGCTTTATCGTCTCTGGACTCTTTTCACATAATAGTAAAAATTTTTTACTTGGTATCTTTTGCTCACTTTTAATGATAATTAGTACAACCGCCTCGCTCATGCTAACAGCTAGCCTTGGCATAGATGAACCATTAAATTTATCACTAAAAGAATTTATAAATTTTGGCGGTCTGGATTTAAATTTTGGCTTCTATCTTGACGCCATTAGCCTTGTTATGCTTAGCACCGTTGGTATCGTAGCAAGTATCGTGCATATCTACTCGGTTGGCTACATGAGAGATGATGCAAGCTTTAACCGCTTTTTTAGCTACTTGGGGCTCTTTGTCTTTTGCATGAACGTCCTTGTCTCAAGCGATAACTTTATAGGGCTATTTATCGGCTGGGAGGGCGTTGGACTTTGCTCGTGGCTACTCATTGGCTTTTGGTATAAAAAGCCTAGCGCAAACGTCGCTGCAAACGAAGCCTTTATAATGAATAGGGTCGCTGATCTAGCCATGCTTGTTGGCATTTTTTATATATTTTATAGCTTTGGCTCACTTAAATTTAGCGAGGTTTTTAACGCTAGAAGCGACTTTTCTGGGCTAAATTTAGGCATCATCGCCACACTTCTTTTTATAGGCGCCATGGGTAAAAGTGCACAGTTTCCATTTCACACTTGGCTTGCAAACGCTATGGAGGGGCCAACTCCAGTTTCTGCACTCATTCACGCTGCGACCATGGTAACGGCTGGCGTTTATCTAGTCATACGCGCGAATTTCATCTTTGTAAACGTGCCTGAAGTTTCGCACTTTATAGCCTACCTTGGCACATTTGTAGCGATATTTGCCGCAAGCATCGCACTTGTGCATAACGACCTTAAAAAAATAGTCGCCTACTCGACGCTTTCGCAGCTTGGTTATATGTTCGTAGCTGCTGGCCTTGGCGCTTATAAGATCGCGCTTTTTCACCTTGTCACGCATGCATTTTTCAAATCACTTCTATTTTTATGCGCTGGCAACGTCATGCACGCGATGAATGATGAGCTAAATATCAAAAAAATGGGCGGACTTTATAAATTTATGAAGCCAACGGCACTTCTTTCTATCATCGCAAGCTGCGCACTAGCTGGCTTTTATCCATTTGCTGGGTTTTTCTCGAAGGATAAAATTTTAGAGGTTGCGTTTAGCGAGAATCAAATTTTGTGGGCTATTTTGCTATTTGGTGCAATGCTTACGGCATTTTATAGCTTTAGGCTCGTTATGCTTGTATTTTTTGCAAAACCAAAGAGCGAGAAACATGTGCATGAAGCTAAAAATTACATGCTAGCTGGCATGGCAGCACTTGGTGTGCTCTCTATCATTAGCGGCTTTTTTTGGAGCAACTTTAGTGGATTTTTAGAAAAAAGCTTAAAAGATTTTTCACTAAATTTATCTCATGGCAGCGAAATTTTTTTACTTATTTTAACACTTAGTCTAGTGCTAGCAAGCGCTGGCTTTGCAGTATTTGCTTATAAAAAAGAAATTTTTAAAGAGAGTGTTTGTAAGAGCAGAATTTATAAAATTTTACAAAATGCCTACTTTATCCCAAAATTTTATGAGAAATTTTTTATAAATGACTACACAAGGCTATCTCAAAATTGCAAAAAATTTGACGAGATGATAATCGATAAAAGCGTCGATCTAGTCGCACTTGCCTTTACTAAATTTGCATATTTAGCAAACAAAATGCAAAGCGGCGACTTAAGCATCATGCTTAGGTTTATGGTTGCAGGATTTGCCTTGCTTTTAAGCTTTATATTTTTATTAAACGGAGCCAAATAA
- the nuoK gene encoding NADH-quinone oxidoreductase subunit NuoK, which produces MIGLTHYLILASLVFVIGLIGIMRRRNLIMLFFSSEILLNSANIALAAISKYHFDLTGQIVAFFIVAIAASEVAVGLGLLVLWYKKTGSISLESMTNMKG; this is translated from the coding sequence ATGATAGGTCTTACACATTACCTCATCCTAGCAAGCCTAGTCTTTGTCATAGGGCTAATTGGCATAATGCGAAGAAGAAATTTGATCATGCTATTTTTTTCAAGTGAAATTTTACTAAACTCGGCAAATATCGCACTTGCTGCCATTTCAAAATACCACTTTGATCTAACTGGACAAATAGTTGCATTTTTTATAGTTGCCATCGCGGCTAGCGAGGTCGCCGTGGGACTTGGCTTACTCGTGCTTTGGTACAAAAAGACTGGCAGCATTAGCCTAGAGTCGATGACAAATATGAAAGGCTAA
- a CDS encoding NADH-quinone oxidoreductase subunit J, producing MYESFAFYLFSALVLVSFSFSVFCKNALNAVSALAAGMVFISAIFFLLGAEFLGVVQIIVYTGAVVVLYAFAMMFFDSSKECEPKSSKKAKITIYLLNSFIALLLIFIFLAPLYGTKFDGLSPIASELGNIEAIGILLFSKYLIAFEMCAVMLLVAMVAGIILIHKDMNSQSSLEEMI from the coding sequence ATGTATGAGAGTTTTGCATTTTATCTTTTTAGTGCCTTGGTTTTAGTTAGCTTTTCTTTTAGCGTATTTTGTAAAAACGCACTAAATGCAGTCTCTGCGCTAGCTGCTGGCATGGTATTTATCTCGGCTATATTTTTCTTACTTGGAGCGGAATTTCTAGGCGTAGTGCAGATAATAGTCTACACAGGTGCTGTGGTCGTTTTATATGCATTTGCAATGATGTTTTTTGATAGTAGCAAAGAGTGTGAGCCAAAAAGTAGCAAAAAAGCAAAGATCACCATCTATCTTTTAAATAGTTTCATAGCACTTCTTTTGATATTTATATTTTTAGCACCTCTTTATGGTACAAAATTTGATGGATTAAGTCCCATTGCTAGCGAGCTTGGCAATATCGAGGCTATTGGAATTTTGCTTTTTAGCAAGTATTTAATCGCTTTTGAGATGTGTGCTGTAATGCTTCTTGTGGCAATGGTTGCTGGCATCATCTTGATACACAAAGATATGAATAGCCAAAGCAGCCTAGAGGAGATGATATGA
- the nuoH gene encoding NADH-quinone oxidoreductase subunit NuoH, producing the protein MSETLFFVLSTIVKAVVILAVMASLAGLATYAERKVLAYMQRRVGPDMVGPAGILQIVADMIKLFTKEDIVPANTNKFIFLIAPLISAIAAFAALAPVPFLPEFEIFGHTLRPILSDINVGILYIAGVASVCVFSPLAAGLASYNKFALISAARAVVSLLSFEIVAGMALLSVVMVTSSLSLVDINNYQKGIFGWLIFKQPLAFLLFLIASFVECNRTPFCLTENETEIVAGYGTEYSGMRWAMFFIGEYTNMIAASIIITILFLGGFNEFLFIPGALMIILKSSIVFFFFLWVRASWAHLRVDQLSAFCWKILLPLGILNIVITGFMLLI; encoded by the coding sequence ATGAGTGAAACACTATTTTTTGTGCTAAGCACTATCGTTAAAGCCGTGGTCATCTTAGCCGTCATGGCAAGCCTTGCAGGGCTTGCAACTTATGCTGAGAGAAAGGTACTAGCCTACATGCAGCGCCGCGTGGGGCCTGATATGGTAGGGCCAGCTGGAATTTTACAGATAGTAGCTGACATGATAAAACTCTTTACAAAAGAGGACATCGTGCCAGCAAATACGAATAAATTTATCTTTTTAATAGCTCCACTAATATCAGCCATTGCCGCCTTTGCAGCGCTTGCACCTGTACCATTTTTGCCTGAGTTTGAAATTTTTGGGCATACATTACGTCCGATTCTCTCAGATATTAATGTTGGTATTTTATACATCGCTGGTGTTGCTTCAGTTTGCGTTTTCTCTCCACTTGCAGCAGGTCTTGCTAGCTATAATAAATTTGCACTAATTAGCGCAGCTCGTGCGGTCGTTTCGCTTCTTAGTTTTGAAATAGTCGCTGGCATGGCTCTTTTAAGCGTCGTAATGGTAACTAGTTCGCTATCACTTGTGGATATAAACAACTATCAAAAAGGAATTTTTGGCTGGCTTATATTCAAGCAGCCCCTTGCCTTTTTACTCTTTTTAATAGCAAGCTTCGTGGAGTGCAACAGAACGCCATTTTGCTTAACAGAAAACGAAACAGAGATAGTAGCAGGCTATGGCACCGAGTATAGCGGCATGAGATGGGCGATGTTTTTCATCGGCGAATACACAAATATGATCGCTGCTAGCATCATCATTACGATTTTATTTTTAGGTGGATTTAACGAATTTTTATTTATCCCAGGTGCTTTGATGATCATCTTAAAATCAAGCATTGTCTTTTTCTTTTTTCTTTGGGTAAGGGCTTCATGGGCACATTTAAGAGTTGATCAGTTAAGTGCATTTTGCTGGAAAATTTTGCTTCCGCTTGGAATTTTAAATATCGTAATCACTGGCTTTATGCTACTAATCTAA
- the nuoI gene encoding NADH-quinone oxidoreductase subunit NuoI has translation MSEKKYILIDEKLKPKSAFDKFKHFIAVTFKPDLLIGLKVTIKQMLFSKSHTLKYPMQKMELNARYRGIHKLLKFVESENERCIGCGLCEKICVSNCISMKTSLCEDGRKKVASYSINLSRCVYCGFCADVCPELAIVCGQEYEVTSESRIIFGTKDEFLTKDKFLKDQSEFEGYGALPKNADSLIKKTPNAFISENENETKSDE, from the coding sequence ATGAGTGAGAAAAAATATATTTTAATAGATGAAAAGTTAAAGCCAAAGAGTGCGTTTGATAAATTTAAGCATTTCATCGCTGTCACATTTAAGCCTGATCTTTTGATCGGACTAAAAGTCACGATAAAGCAGATGCTCTTTAGCAAGTCACATACTTTAAAATACCCTATGCAAAAGATGGAGCTAAACGCTAGATATAGGGGTATTCACAAGCTTTTAAAATTTGTTGAAAGTGAAAATGAACGTTGCATTGGATGCGGGCTATGTGAGAAAATTTGCGTTAGCAACTGCATTTCGATGAAAACTTCACTATGCGAAGATGGCCGCAAAAAAGTCGCAAGCTACTCGATAAATTTAAGTAGATGCGTGTATTGTGGATTTTGCGCTGATGTTTGCCCTGAGCTCGCGATAGTCTGCGGACAAGAGTACGAAGTTACTAGCGAGAGTAGGATTATATTTGGCACAAAAGATGAATTTTTGACAAAGGATAAATTTTTAAAAGATCAAAGCGAGTTTGAAGGCTATGGCGCACTTCCTAAAAATGCTGACAGCTTAATCAAAAAGACGCCAAATGCATTTATAAGCGAAAATGAAAATGAGACAAAAAGTGATGAGTAG
- a CDS encoding NuoB/complex I 20 kDa subunit family protein produces MAKHQINYAANGGLPVVLTTVDKLVQWGRSNSLWALSYGLACCAIEMMASGASRYDFDRFGTIFRASPRHSEVMIIAGTLTKKHAEFTRRLYDQMPEPKWVISMGSCANTGGMFNTYSTVQGVDRIIPVDIYIPGCAPRPETLQYALMMLQKKIRKQSAFRAQKPRKLDI; encoded by the coding sequence ATGGCAAAGCATCAGATAAACTACGCTGCAAATGGCGGCTTGCCAGTAGTTTTAACAACCGTTGATAAGCTCGTTCAGTGGGGCAGGAGCAACTCTCTTTGGGCGCTTAGCTACGGGCTTGCATGCTGTGCGATCGAGATGATGGCAAGTGGCGCTAGCAGATATGACTTTGATAGATTTGGCACCATTTTTAGGGCAAGTCCAAGACACTCAGAGGTGATGATCATAGCTGGCACGCTGACTAAAAAACACGCTGAGTTTACAAGACGTCTTTATGATCAGATGCCTGAGCCAAAATGGGTCATCTCAATGGGTAGCTGTGCAAACACTGGCGGCATGTTTAACACCTATTCAACCGTTCAAGGTGTCGATCGCATAATCCCCGTCGATATATACATCCCGGGCTGTGCCCCGCGCCCAGAGACGCTTCAGTATGCACTTATGATGCTTCAAAAAAAGATAAGAAAACAAAGTGCATTTAGGGCGCAAAAGCCAAGAAAGCTAGATATATGA
- a CDS encoding NADH-quinone oxidoreductase subunit C has translation MREYKPKNDLQKKQYYSEKFYIAKETPKEAASGSKFDEELAVLEQSGVQILSSYVEFDQLVVYVSENFKALEALKNFGYEQLCELAAVDYIAQKGGYEVFYQLLSISKNRRTRVKCFVKNDEMLKSVCGLYKSANWAEREMYDLSGVLIKDHPNLKRLIMPDDWHSHPLLKSYPLVGDEAAKWYEVDKIFGAEFREQIGEENRDPAFVDEKDTFGFSRVFSKEYEYQEEGGVKFVKKAKFSQSQIVKERP, from the coding sequence ATGAGAGAGTATAAGCCAAAAAACGACCTGCAAAAAAAGCAGTACTACAGCGAGAAATTTTATATCGCCAAAGAAACACCAAAAGAAGCAGCAAGTGGCTCTAAATTTGACGAAGAGCTAGCTGTTTTAGAGCAAAGCGGAGTGCAAATTTTATCTAGCTACGTGGAGTTTGATCAGCTTGTAGTTTATGTAAGTGAAAATTTTAAAGCGCTTGAAGCGTTAAAAAACTTTGGCTACGAGCAGCTTTGTGAGCTTGCGGCGGTTGATTATATAGCTCAAAAAGGCGGATACGAGGTATTTTATCAGCTTTTAAGTATCAGTAAAAATAGACGCACTCGCGTAAAATGCTTTGTAAAAAATGACGAAATGCTAAAAAGTGTTTGTGGGCTTTATAAAAGCGCAAACTGGGCTGAGCGCGAGATGTATGATCTAAGTGGAGTTTTAATAAAAGATCATCCAAATTTAAAGCGTCTCATCATGCCTGATGACTGGCACTCACACCCTCTTTTAAAGAGCTATCCGCTAGTTGGTGACGAGGCTGCTAAATGGTATGAGGTGGATAAAATTTTTGGCGCTGAGTTTAGAGAGCAGATCGGCGAAGAAAACCGCGACCCAGCATTCGTTGACGAGAAAGATACCTTTGGCTTTTCAAGGGTGTTTAGCAAAGAGTACGAGTATCAAGAAGAAGGTGGCGTAAAATTTGTCAAAAAGGCTAAATTTAGTCAGAGCCAGATAGTAAAGGAAAGACCTTGA
- a CDS encoding NAD(P)H-quinone oxidoreductase subunit 3: MSHSELESTYFGAFIILLLATCSFCLITFLSSKISKKLANRNTQRLKLGFYECGPTTVKQPNKINIHYFFYGILFILFDVEVIFMYPWAVDFRLLGIFGLIEMLLFVAILLIGFAYAWQKGVFKWQSIR; the protein is encoded by the coding sequence ATGTCACATTCAGAGCTTGAAAGTACTTATTTTGGTGCATTTATCATACTTTTACTAGCGACTTGTTCATTTTGTTTAATAACATTCTTATCTTCAAAAATAAGCAAAAAACTAGCCAACCGCAATACACAGCGTCTAAAACTTGGCTTTTACGAGTGTGGTCCAACCACCGTAAAACAGCCAAATAAGATAAATATCCACTACTTTTTTTATGGAATTTTATTTATTTTATTTGACGTTGAGGTCATCTTTATGTATCCGTGGGCGGTGGATTTTAGGCTACTTGGAATTTTTGGACTAATCGAAATGTTGCTTTTTGTGGCGATTTTACTTATCGGCTTTGCTTATGCTTGGCAAAAAGGAGTCTTTAAATGGCAAAGCATCAGATAA
- the nuoD gene encoding NADH dehydrogenase (quinone) subunit D has protein sequence MSQAPNRLKPFFENLEFEQNDGKMILNFGPQHPSAHGQLKLVLELDGEKVVRAMPEIGFMHRGVEKMAENMTYQEFIPVTDRVDYIASSANNYAFCAAVEKLCGIEVPRRAQIIRVMLLELNRISSHLLFLATHALDVGAMSVFLYAFREREYVLDLIEKYCGARLTHSSIRIGGVPLDLPDGWCEELLEFCEKFPKDITLYEDLLSENRIWQARLVDVGVISKELALSSGCSGVMLRASGIARDIRKEEPYLIYDELEFIVPYANEGDCYARYLLYMKEMRECVKILKQCVSKYQTSNPAIIADAPEYVSASKEQIMTQNYSLMQHFVLITQGLKPPKGEIYFASESPKGELGIYINSDGSASPYRLKIRTPSFWHCAIYEDLLVGQYVADVATIIGSTNIILGEVDR, from the coding sequence TTGAGCCAGGCACCAAACCGCTTAAAACCATTTTTTGAGAATTTAGAATTTGAGCAAAATGATGGCAAGATGATACTAAATTTTGGCCCACAGCACCCAAGCGCTCACGGACAGCTTAAGCTTGTTCTTGAACTCGATGGCGAAAAGGTCGTTCGTGCCATGCCAGAGATTGGCTTCATGCACCGAGGCGTTGAAAAAATGGCTGAAAATATGACCTATCAGGAATTTATACCAGTGACTGACAGGGTGGATTACATCGCCTCAAGTGCTAACAACTACGCGTTTTGTGCGGCTGTAGAGAAGCTTTGTGGTATCGAAGTACCTCGCCGTGCTCAGATCATTAGAGTGATGCTTTTGGAGCTAAACCGCATCAGCTCGCACCTTTTATTTTTAGCCACGCACGCTCTTGACGTAGGGGCTATGAGCGTCTTTTTATACGCATTTAGAGAGCGCGAATACGTCCTTGATCTTATAGAAAAATATTGTGGTGCAAGGCTAACTCATAGCTCGATAAGGATCGGTGGCGTACCGCTTGACCTGCCAGATGGTTGGTGCGAAGAGCTGCTAGAGTTTTGTGAAAAATTTCCAAAAGATATCACACTTTATGAAGATCTGCTAAGCGAAAATAGAATTTGGCAAGCAAGGCTCGTGGATGTTGGTGTCATTAGCAAAGAGCTAGCCCTTAGTAGCGGCTGCTCTGGCGTCATGCTAAGAGCAAGTGGCATCGCGCGCGACATCAGAAAAGAAGAGCCTTATCTCATCTACGACGAGTTAGAATTTATCGTGCCATACGCTAATGAGGGCGATTGCTACGCAAGATATCTACTTTACATGAAAGAGATGCGTGAGTGTGTGAAAATTTTAAAGCAGTGTGTTAGCAAGTATCAGACCAGCAACCCTGCCATCATCGCTGACGCACCAGAATATGTGAGTGCTTCAAAAGAGCAGATCATGACTCAAAACTACTCACTAATGCAGCATTTTGTGCTAATAACTCAGGGGCTAAAACCCCCAAAAGGCGAAATTTACTTCGCTAGCGAGTCGCCAAAGGGCGAGCTAGGAATTTATATAAACTCAGATGGCAGCGCAAGCCCATATCGCCTAAAAATTCGCACGCCAAGCTTTTGGCACTGTGCTATTTACGAAGATTTATTAGTAGGTCAGTACGTCGCTGATGTCGCTACGATAATTGGTAGCACAAATATCATCTTAGGTGAGGTCGATAGATGA